A DNA window from Thermus islandicus DSM 21543 contains the following coding sequences:
- the crcB gene encoding fluoride efflux transporter CrcB, giving the protein MERYLLVALGGALGSALRYGLGAWVQGHLGPGFPWSTLLVNALGSFLIGAVVRLSLEGALSGEARLFLGVGVLGGFTTFSSLSYETLAFLQDGEPLKALAYALGSLVLGLLLVYLGYRLGGILGA; this is encoded by the coding sequence GTGGAGCGCTACCTCCTGGTGGCCTTGGGCGGGGCCTTGGGCTCCGCCCTTCGCTACGGCCTGGGGGCCTGGGTGCAGGGGCACTTGGGCCCAGGCTTTCCCTGGAGCACCCTCCTGGTGAACGCCCTGGGGAGCTTCCTCATCGGCGCCGTGGTGCGGCTTTCCCTGGAGGGGGCCCTTTCCGGGGAGGCCCGGCTCTTCCTGGGGGTAGGGGTTTTGGGAGGGTTCACCACCTTCTCCAGCCTGAGCTACGAGACCCTCGCCTTCCTCCAGGACGGGGAGCCCCTGAAGGCCCTGGCCTACGCCCTGGGTAGCCTGGTTTTGGGCCTTCTCCTGGTCTAC
- the ribH gene encoding 6,7-dimethyl-8-ribityllumazine synthase, with the protein MQGKNLSPILTAKGVRLAVAVARFNERVTKALLEGALEAYARLGGEPREVLVAWVPGSFELPLVAKRLASRPDVDAVVALGAVIRGETPHFEYVAAQAASGLMQAMLQTEKPIVFGVLTTNSLEEALERSGGKAGNKGAEAVLTALEVVKLLEAIGRP; encoded by the coding sequence ATGCAGGGCAAGAACCTCTCCCCCATCCTCACCGCCAAGGGGGTGCGGCTCGCCGTGGCCGTGGCCCGCTTCAACGAGCGCGTGACCAAGGCCCTCCTGGAGGGGGCCCTCGAGGCCTACGCCCGCCTGGGAGGGGAGCCCCGGGAGGTCCTGGTGGCCTGGGTGCCCGGCTCCTTTGAGCTTCCCCTGGTGGCCAAGCGCCTGGCCAGCCGCCCCGACGTGGACGCGGTGGTGGCCCTGGGAGCGGTGATCCGGGGGGAAACCCCCCACTTTGAGTACGTGGCCGCCCAGGCGGCAAGCGGCCTCATGCAGGCCATGCTCCAAACGGAGAAGCCCATCGTCTTCGGGGTCCTCACCACCAACAGCCTCGAGGAGGCCCTGGAGCGCTCCGGGGGCAAGGCGGGGAACAAGGGGGCCGAGGCGGTGCTCACCGCCTTGGAGGTGGTCAAGCTCCTCGAGGCTATCGGCCGCCCATGA
- a CDS encoding DUF4395 domain-containing protein has product MRTDRNQIRFNQVLLVALLPLGALLDRPGLVYLLFLLMASQHTPWDLMAALKRLLRIPPRAVEEDPRPHRFARSLGALFLGLASLALLLGLKALGYGLALLVALLAFVNLAFGFCLGCFLYLHLRYARALMGGR; this is encoded by the coding sequence ATGCGGACCGACCGGAACCAGATCCGCTTCAACCAGGTTCTGCTGGTGGCCCTCCTCCCCTTGGGGGCCCTTTTGGACCGGCCCGGGCTCGTCTACCTCCTCTTCCTCCTCATGGCGAGCCAGCACACCCCTTGGGACCTGATGGCGGCCCTAAAGCGCCTCCTGCGGATCCCGCCCCGGGCGGTGGAGGAGGACCCCCGGCCCCACCGCTTTGCCCGCAGCCTGGGAGCGCTTTTCCTTGGGCTCGCCAGCCTCGCCCTGCTCCTAGGCCTTAAGGCCCTGGGCTACGGCCTTGCCCTCCTGGTGGCCCTCCTCGCCTTCGTCAACCTGGCCTTCGGCTTTTGCCTGGGCTGCTTCCTTTACCTCCACCTGCGCTACGCCCGGGCCCTCATGGGCGGCCGATAG
- a CDS encoding polyphenol oxidase family protein, whose protein sequence is MVPLLLTPLPVPHGFTTRVGGVSQGPFWSLNLSAATGDDPKRVAENQRRVLAAFGHPPVAGLRQVHGTEVHLVEGPGVWEGDGLLTRTPGLLLRVGVADCYPLLLYHPGGLVGALHAGWRGVVGGILLKALALLERIGLDPQEAHLALGPGIGGCCYQVGEEVALRFAEAGLFTFREDPGSPGRYLLDLEKALLLQAERAGLREERIYRVGLCSHCAPHLFSHRRDGGRTGRMWGLVLLPG, encoded by the coding sequence GTGGTCCCCCTGCTCCTCACCCCCCTGCCCGTGCCCCACGGCTTCACCACCCGGGTGGGCGGGGTTTCCCAGGGCCCCTTTTGGAGCCTCAACCTCTCCGCCGCCACCGGGGACGATCCCAAAAGGGTGGCGGAGAACCAGCGTCGGGTCCTGGCCGCCTTCGGCCACCCCCCTGTGGCCGGCCTCCGGCAGGTGCACGGCACGGAGGTGCACCTCGTGGAGGGCCCCGGGGTATGGGAGGGGGACGGCCTCCTCACCCGCACCCCCGGCCTCCTCCTCCGGGTGGGGGTGGCGGACTGCTACCCCCTTCTCCTCTACCATCCCGGGGGACTGGTGGGGGCGTTGCACGCGGGCTGGCGGGGGGTGGTAGGCGGGATCCTCCTTAAAGCCCTCGCCCTCCTGGAAAGGATAGGCCTGGACCCGCAGGAGGCCCACCTTGCCCTCGGCCCAGGGATCGGGGGATGCTGCTACCAGGTGGGGGAGGAGGTGGCCCTCCGCTTCGCCGAGGCGGGGCTTTTCACCTTCCGGGAGGACCCTGGGTCCCCGGGGAGGTACCTCCTGGACCTGGAGAAGGCCCTCCTCCTCCAGGCGGAAAGGGCAGGGCTCCGGGAGGAGCGGATCTACCGGGTAGGGCTTTGCTCCCACTGCGCCCCTCACCTCTTCTCCCACCGCCGCGATGGGGGGAGGACGGGGCGGATGTGGGGGCTCGTCCTCCTCCCCGGTTAA
- a CDS encoding YqeG family HAD IIIA-type phosphatase gives MLFPRAVLPSLLHLTPEWLRARGLKGVILDLDNTLLPYGEEDLSPAYRAWLLELRREAPIYLLSNALPERFARLQERLGLPGHAPALKPWLGFGKALRTLGLPPREVAVVGDQVFTDVLGGNLVGAYTVLVPPLKEREFFYTRFIRMLETPFRRPRGGSA, from the coding sequence ATGCTCTTTCCCCGGGCGGTCCTGCCCTCCCTCCTCCACCTCACCCCGGAGTGGCTTCGGGCGCGGGGCCTCAAGGGGGTGATCCTGGACCTGGACAACACCCTCCTGCCCTACGGGGAGGAGGACCTCTCCCCTGCCTACCGGGCCTGGCTCCTTGAGCTTAGGCGGGAAGCGCCCATCTACCTTCTCTCCAACGCCCTCCCCGAGCGCTTTGCCCGCCTCCAGGAGAGGCTTGGGCTTCCCGGCCACGCCCCTGCCCTTAAGCCCTGGCTGGGGTTTGGCAAGGCCCTGCGGACCCTAGGCCTTCCCCCCAGGGAGGTGGCGGTGGTGGGGGACCAGGTCTTCACCGACGTCCTGGGGGGGAACCTGGTGGGGGCCTACACCGTCTTGGTACCTCCCCTAAAGGAGCGGGAGTTCTTTTACACGCGTTTCATACGGATGCTGGAGACTCCCTTTAGAAGGCCTCGAGGGGGTTCGGCATGA
- the pilB gene encoding type IV pilus assembly ATPase PilB, with the protein MSVLTIGDKRLGAILLDAGLLTDEELQMALERHREVGGSLAEVLVDMGLLSEKRIAQAIEDHFGIPLVELHALEIPPKVKALLPAEKAKELQALPFALDEEAGVVRVAFVNPLDTLALEEVEDLTGLVVEPYQATKSAFLYALARNFPELGLPLPSSPPGPGGPELKLGELLVSRGLVDRTTLEEALAEQERTGDLLGRILVRKGLPEEKLYEALAEQKGLEFLPSTEGLLPDPAATALLLRGDALKYSAVPVALKEGKVEVVLADPRHMGAVEELLGRPARFFLTLPKAWEDLFHRAYPEKGRLGEVLVQEGRLSRENLREALEVQKRLPKAKPLGEILVELGLARPEDVEEALKKQRQGGGRLEDTLVQSGKLKPEALAQAVAAQMGYPYLNPEEHPPDPSAALLLPEDLCRRYGIFPHRLEGRTLVLLMKDPRNILALDDVRLALKRKGLAYEVAPAVATEAAITKLIERFYGKEELGELAKELSKGYQEEEAAVTELDESAAQKFVRQVIREAYLQEASDIHVEPRQSDVLVRLRIDGTLRQYTTLPKGALNPVISVIKILGGLNIAEKRLPQDGRVRYREGAIDLDLRLSTLPTVYGEKAVMRLLKKAADIPEIEGLGFAPGVFERFQEVISKPYGIFLITGPTGSGKSFTTFSILKRIATPDKNTQTIEDPVEYEIPGINQTQVNPQAGLTFARALRAFLRQDPDIIMVGEIRDSETAKIATEAALTGHLVIATLHTNDAAQAITRLDEMGVELFNISAALIGVLSQRLVRKICDHCKVEVKPDLEALRRLGLSEAEIRETKLYKGMGCERCGGTGYRGRYAIHELLVVDDEIRHAIVAGKSATEIKEIARRKGMKTLREDGIQKALQGITTLEEVLARTIE; encoded by the coding sequence ATGAGCGTGCTCACCATCGGCGACAAGCGGCTTGGGGCCATCCTCTTGGATGCCGGGCTCCTCACCGACGAGGAGCTGCAGATGGCCCTGGAAAGGCACCGGGAGGTGGGAGGCTCCTTGGCGGAGGTCCTCGTGGACATGGGGCTCCTTTCCGAAAAGCGCATCGCCCAGGCCATAGAGGACCACTTCGGCATCCCCCTGGTGGAGCTCCACGCCCTGGAGATCCCTCCTAAGGTCAAAGCCCTCCTGCCCGCGGAAAAGGCCAAGGAGCTCCAGGCCCTTCCCTTTGCCTTGGACGAGGAGGCCGGGGTGGTCCGGGTGGCCTTTGTGAACCCCCTGGACACCCTGGCCCTGGAGGAGGTGGAGGACCTCACCGGCCTGGTGGTGGAGCCCTACCAGGCCACCAAAAGCGCTTTCCTCTACGCCCTGGCCAGGAACTTTCCCGAGCTCGGCCTGCCCCTGCCCTCCTCCCCTCCGGGCCCGGGCGGACCGGAGCTGAAGCTGGGGGAGCTTCTGGTAAGCCGGGGCCTGGTGGACCGGACCACCCTGGAGGAGGCCCTGGCGGAGCAGGAGCGCACCGGGGACCTCTTGGGAAGGATCCTGGTGCGCAAGGGGCTGCCCGAGGAGAAGCTTTACGAGGCCCTGGCAGAACAGAAGGGCCTGGAGTTCCTCCCCTCCACGGAGGGCCTCCTTCCCGACCCCGCGGCTACCGCCCTCCTCCTGCGCGGGGACGCCCTGAAGTACAGCGCGGTGCCCGTGGCCCTGAAGGAGGGAAAGGTGGAGGTGGTGCTCGCCGACCCGAGGCACATGGGCGCCGTGGAGGAGCTTCTGGGCCGCCCCGCCCGCTTTTTCCTCACGCTCCCCAAGGCCTGGGAGGACCTCTTCCACCGGGCCTACCCGGAAAAGGGCCGCCTGGGGGAGGTCCTGGTACAGGAGGGCCGCCTCTCCCGCGAGAACCTCAGGGAGGCCCTCGAGGTGCAAAAACGCCTGCCCAAGGCCAAGCCCCTGGGGGAGATCCTGGTGGAGCTGGGCCTGGCCCGCCCCGAGGACGTGGAGGAGGCCCTAAAGAAGCAGCGGCAGGGCGGGGGGCGGCTGGAGGACACCCTGGTCCAGTCGGGGAAGCTCAAGCCCGAGGCCCTGGCCCAGGCGGTGGCCGCCCAGATGGGCTACCCCTACCTCAACCCCGAGGAGCACCCGCCGGACCCCAGCGCCGCCCTCCTCCTCCCCGAGGACCTTTGCCGCCGCTACGGGATCTTCCCCCACCGCCTGGAGGGCCGGACCCTGGTCCTCCTCATGAAGGACCCCCGGAACATCCTGGCCCTGGACGATGTGCGCCTGGCCCTTAAGCGGAAGGGCCTCGCCTACGAGGTGGCCCCGGCCGTGGCCACCGAGGCCGCCATCACCAAGCTCATTGAGCGCTTCTACGGCAAGGAGGAGCTGGGGGAGCTGGCCAAGGAGCTCTCCAAAGGCTACCAGGAAGAGGAAGCCGCCGTCACCGAGCTGGACGAAAGCGCCGCCCAAAAGTTCGTCCGGCAGGTGATCCGGGAGGCCTACCTGCAAGAAGCCTCGGACATCCACGTGGAGCCCCGCCAGAGCGATGTCCTGGTGCGCCTAAGGATTGACGGCACCCTGCGCCAGTACACCACCCTGCCCAAGGGGGCCCTGAACCCTGTGATCAGCGTCATCAAGATCCTGGGCGGGCTCAACATCGCCGAGAAGCGCCTCCCCCAGGACGGCCGGGTGCGCTACCGGGAAGGGGCCATTGACCTGGACCTCCGCCTCTCCACCCTGCCCACGGTCTACGGGGAGAAGGCGGTGATGCGCCTCCTGAAGAAGGCCGCCGACATCCCGGAGATTGAGGGCTTAGGCTTCGCCCCCGGGGTCTTTGAGCGCTTCCAGGAGGTGATCTCCAAGCCCTATGGCATCTTCCTCATCACCGGGCCCACAGGGTCGGGCAAGAGCTTCACCACCTTCTCCATCCTGAAGCGCATCGCCACCCCGGACAAGAACACCCAGACCATCGAGGACCCGGTGGAGTACGAGATCCCCGGGATCAACCAGACCCAGGTGAACCCCCAGGCCGGGCTCACCTTCGCCCGGGCCCTTAGGGCCTTCCTCCGGCAGGACCCGGACATCATCATGGTGGGGGAGATCCGGGATTCCGAGACGGCCAAGATCGCCACCGAGGCCGCCCTCACCGGGCACCTGGTCATCGCCACCCTTCACACCAACGATGCGGCCCAGGCCATCACCCGCCTGGACGAGATGGGGGTGGAGCTCTTCAACATCTCCGCGGCCCTGATCGGGGTTCTGTCCCAGAGGCTCGTGCGGAAGATCTGCGACCACTGCAAGGTGGAGGTCAAGCCCGACCTCGAGGCCCTGAGGCGCCTGGGCCTCTCGGAGGCGGAGATCCGGGAGACAAAGCTCTACAAGGGCATGGGGTGCGAGCGGTGCGGGGGCACGGGATACCGGGGCCGCTACGCCATCCACGAGCTTTTGGTGGTGGACGACGAGATCCGCCATGCCATCGTGGCGGGCAAGTCGGCCACGGAGATCAAGGAGATCGCCCGCAGGAAGGGGATGAAGACCCTGCGGGAGGACGGCATCCAGAAGGCCTTGCAAGGGATCACCACCCTCGAGGAGGTTCTGGCGAGGACGATTGAGTAA
- a CDS encoding type IV pilus twitching motility protein PilT — MAKIPDIVDLLSLAAERGASDLVITVGLPPMLKIDGEFHPTEYEPLSPKDTRSLMYALMDEKQQRIFEEEKELDFSFSLPGKGRYRVNVFLQRGSVGGVLRVVPATVKSFEELGLPKAIAEIALSPRGLVLVTGPTGSGKSTTLASMIDYINERRPVHIVTIEDPIEFFHKHKKAIVNQREIGSDTHGFHKALRSVLRQAPDVILVGEMRDYETIAAAITAAETGHLVMGTLHTNSAPETVDRIVDVFPENQQEQVRVQLSNNLVAVLTQQLLPKAFGGGRVLAYELMIATPAVRALIREGKSHQLRSVIQTGGQYGMITMDACLADLYKRKLITYEMGLARAVDPKEFMRLAGAEERPAR; from the coding sequence ATGGCCAAGATTCCAGACATCGTGGACCTTTTAAGCCTGGCGGCGGAACGGGGGGCGAGCGACCTGGTGATCACCGTGGGGCTTCCCCCCATGCTGAAGATCGACGGGGAGTTCCACCCCACGGAGTACGAACCCCTCTCCCCCAAGGACACCCGGAGCCTGATGTATGCCCTCATGGACGAGAAGCAGCAGCGGATCTTTGAGGAGGAAAAGGAGCTGGACTTCTCCTTTAGCCTCCCCGGCAAGGGGCGCTACCGGGTGAACGTTTTCCTACAACGGGGGAGCGTGGGCGGAGTGCTCCGGGTGGTGCCGGCTACGGTCAAGAGCTTTGAGGAGCTCGGCCTCCCCAAGGCCATCGCCGAGATCGCCCTAAGCCCCCGGGGCCTCGTCCTGGTTACGGGGCCCACAGGGTCCGGCAAGAGCACCACCTTGGCCTCCATGATCGACTACATCAACGAGCGCAGGCCCGTGCACATCGTGACCATTGAGGACCCTATAGAGTTCTTCCACAAGCACAAGAAGGCCATCGTCAACCAAAGGGAGATCGGCTCCGACACCCACGGCTTCCACAAGGCCCTCCGCAGCGTTTTGCGCCAGGCTCCGGACGTGATCCTGGTGGGGGAGATGCGGGACTACGAGACCATCGCCGCCGCCATCACCGCCGCGGAAACGGGCCACCTGGTCATGGGCACCCTCCACACCAACTCCGCCCCCGAGACGGTGGACCGCATCGTGGACGTCTTCCCAGAAAACCAGCAGGAGCAGGTGCGGGTGCAGCTTTCCAACAACCTGGTGGCGGTCCTTACCCAGCAGCTCCTCCCCAAGGCCTTCGGGGGCGGAAGGGTCTTAGCCTACGAGCTCATGATCGCCACCCCGGCGGTTAGGGCCCTCATCCGGGAGGGGAAGAGCCACCAGCTCCGCTCGGTCATCCAGACCGGGGGGCAGTACGGGATGATCACCATGGACGCCTGCCTCGCCGACCTCTACAAGCGCAAGCTCATCACCTACGAGATGGGCCTCGCGAGGGCGGTGGACCCCAAGGAGTTCATGCGCCTGGCCGGGGCGGAGGAAAGGCCCGCCCGCTAG
- the gatB gene encoding Asp-tRNA(Asn)/Glu-tRNA(Gln) amidotransferase subunit GatB: MFEAVIGLEVHLHLKTRTKMFCGCPADPFGAPPNAHVCPVCLGLPGALPVPNRKAVEYGLRLALALGAEVPDRLVFHRKNYFYPDLPKNYQISQYDLPLGRGGALPLEGRQVRIRRLHLEEDAGKSLHLEGRTLLDLNRAGSPLIELVTEPDLRTPEEARLFLQRIQALVQTLGISDASPEEGKLRADVNISLRRPGEPLGTKVEVKNLNSFKGVQRALEYEIRRQTELLRRGERVKQATLGFEEGSGKTYPMRTKEEEADYRYFPEPDLPPVPVPRAWLAEVRAGLPELPWAKEERYRALGIKEKDAEALAYAPALSRFLDQALSFGLASPQALANWLLVDLVGLLNERGLALEATRLTPLAFARLVALFERGEITSRVAKGLLPELLEGQDPEALVRARGLGVVADEEALRRLVEEVIAAMPEAAESVRQGKIKALDALLGQVMRKTQGQARPDLVRRLLREALGVG, from the coding sequence ATGTTTGAGGCGGTCATCGGCCTCGAGGTCCACCTGCACCTCAAGACCCGCACCAAGATGTTCTGCGGCTGCCCGGCGGACCCCTTCGGGGCTCCCCCCAACGCCCACGTCTGCCCCGTCTGCCTGGGCCTGCCCGGGGCCCTGCCCGTACCCAACCGGAAGGCGGTGGAGTACGGCCTCAGGCTCGCCCTGGCCCTGGGAGCGGAGGTGCCGGACAGGCTCGTCTTTCACCGCAAGAACTACTTCTACCCCGACCTGCCCAAGAACTACCAGATCAGCCAGTACGACCTCCCCTTGGGCCGGGGAGGGGCCCTGCCCCTGGAGGGGCGCCAGGTGCGCATCCGGCGCCTCCACCTGGAGGAGGATGCGGGAAAGAGCCTCCACCTGGAGGGCAGGACCCTCCTGGACCTGAACCGGGCGGGTAGCCCCCTCATTGAGCTCGTCACCGAGCCCGACCTCAGGACCCCGGAAGAGGCGAGGCTTTTCCTCCAGCGCATCCAGGCCCTGGTCCAGACCCTGGGGATTTCCGACGCAAGCCCCGAGGAGGGCAAGCTCCGGGCCGACGTCAACATCTCCCTCCGCCGTCCGGGAGAGCCTTTGGGCACCAAGGTGGAGGTCAAGAACCTGAACTCCTTCAAGGGTGTCCAGCGGGCCCTGGAGTACGAGATCCGCCGCCAGACGGAGCTCCTAAGGCGAGGGGAGCGGGTGAAGCAGGCCACCCTGGGCTTTGAAGAGGGGAGCGGCAAGACCTACCCCATGCGCACCAAGGAGGAGGAGGCGGACTACCGCTACTTCCCCGAGCCCGACCTGCCCCCGGTGCCCGTCCCCCGGGCCTGGCTTGCGGAGGTGCGAGCGGGCCTCCCGGAACTCCCCTGGGCGAAGGAGGAGCGCTACCGGGCCCTGGGCATCAAGGAAAAAGACGCCGAGGCCCTGGCCTACGCCCCGGCCCTTTCCCGCTTCCTGGACCAGGCCCTCTCCTTCGGCCTCGCCTCCCCCCAGGCCCTGGCCAACTGGCTCCTCGTGGACCTCGTGGGGCTCTTGAACGAGCGGGGGCTCGCCCTGGAGGCCACCCGCCTCACCCCCCTGGCCTTCGCCCGCCTGGTGGCCCTTTTTGAGCGGGGGGAGATCACGAGCCGGGTAGCCAAGGGGCTTTTGCCCGAGCTCCTGGAGGGCCAGGACCCCGAGGCCCTGGTGCGGGCGCGGGGGCTTGGGGTGGTGGCCGACGAGGAGGCCCTGAGGAGGCTGGTGGAGGAGGTTATCGCCGCCATGCCCGAGGCCGCAGAAAGCGTGCGCCAGGGAAAGATCAAGGCCCTGGACGCCCTTTTGGGCCAGGTGATGCGCAAGACCCAAGGCCAGGCCCGGCCCGACCTGGTGCGCCGCCTTCTGCGGGAAGCCCTTGGGGTAGGATAG